One window from the genome of Erwinia sorbitola encodes:
- a CDS encoding alpha/beta hydrolase, whose translation MLAMSTDSLFARQDFFPLWPDEPPGGGGPSGALRISANGSWSNIVSPGIQRFVPEKPNGKAVLIAAGGGYRWIGMGREAWPVARWLNSKGYTAYVLSYRLPGEHWQDGNRVAFQDAQRAMRLVRSMENNVHLLGFSAGGHMLGLAAARPDYASYAPQDAIDQIVPKADSVGLIYPVITLEPPYTHTNTHLSLVGNHPSPAEEANWSVQNYVTRAYPPLFLAQAEDDMTSNPENSVIMHDICRKAGVSVQMIRISQGGHGFGLGKAGTPAAIWDEAYAVWLAARA comes from the coding sequence ATGCTTGCCATGAGCACCGATAGTTTGTTCGCCCGCCAGGATTTTTTTCCGCTGTGGCCTGATGAACCGCCAGGCGGCGGCGGGCCGAGCGGGGCGCTGCGCATCTCCGCCAACGGCTCATGGTCTAACATTGTCAGTCCGGGAATTCAGCGCTTTGTACCGGAAAAACCCAACGGTAAAGCCGTGCTGATCGCCGCAGGCGGCGGCTATCGCTGGATAGGTATGGGCCGCGAGGCCTGGCCAGTGGCGCGCTGGTTGAACAGCAAAGGATACACCGCGTATGTGCTCAGTTATCGCCTGCCGGGAGAGCACTGGCAGGACGGCAACCGCGTGGCATTTCAGGATGCACAGCGGGCGATGCGCCTGGTGCGCTCGATGGAAAATAACGTGCACCTGCTCGGTTTTTCCGCCGGGGGGCATATGCTTGGCCTGGCCGCAGCGCGCCCGGATTATGCCTCCTATGCCCCGCAGGATGCCATTGACCAGATAGTGCCAAAAGCTGACAGCGTTGGGCTGATCTATCCGGTGATTACGCTGGAACCGCCTTACACCCATACCAATACGCATCTGTCGCTGGTGGGCAACCATCCCTCCCCGGCGGAAGAGGCGAACTGGTCGGTGCAAAACTATGTCACCCGAGCCTACCCGCCGCTGTTCCTTGCTCAGGCGGAGGATGATATGACCTCCAATCCGGAAAATAGCGTGATCATGCACGATATCTGCCGCAAAGCCGGGGTATCGGTGCAGATGATCCGTATTTCACAGGGCGGCCACGGCTTCGGCCTGGGAAAAGCCGGTACGCCCGCCGCCATCTGGGATGAAGCCTACGCGGTGTGGCTGGCGGCCAGGGCCTGA
- a CDS encoding alpha/beta fold hydrolase, producing the protein MSTFTTQDGTQIYFKDWGTGKPVLFSHGWPLDADMWDSQMNFLAERGYRAIAFDRRGFGRSDQPWEGYNYDTFASDINDLIQHLDLHEITLVGFSMGGGDVSRYIGRYGSDRVSALVLLGAVTPIFGKTDDHPEGVEKAVFDGIRDGIRKDRAQFMSDFNTPFYGINAGQTLSDGVLTQTLNIALLASLKGTIDCVTAFEETDFRGDLAQVSVPTLVIHGSNDQIVPFEATGKLAAAMIPGSELKVYDNAPHGFAVTHQDRLNQDLLAFLQR; encoded by the coding sequence ATGAGCACATTCACTACGCAGGACGGCACGCAGATTTATTTCAAAGACTGGGGCACGGGCAAACCGGTGCTGTTCAGCCACGGCTGGCCGCTGGATGCGGATATGTGGGACAGCCAGATGAATTTCCTTGCCGAGCGTGGCTACCGGGCTATTGCCTTTGACCGCCGTGGTTTTGGCCGCTCTGACCAGCCGTGGGAAGGGTATAACTACGACACCTTCGCTTCCGATATCAACGACCTGATTCAACATCTCGATCTGCATGAGATTACGCTGGTGGGCTTCTCGATGGGCGGTGGCGATGTCTCACGCTATATTGGCCGCTACGGCAGCGACCGTGTCAGTGCGCTGGTGCTGCTCGGGGCGGTAACGCCGATCTTCGGTAAGACGGACGATCATCCTGAAGGGGTGGAAAAAGCGGTATTCGACGGCATTCGTGACGGGATCCGCAAGGATCGGGCGCAGTTTATGAGCGACTTCAACACGCCATTTTATGGCATTAATGCCGGGCAAACCCTCTCTGACGGTGTGCTGACCCAGACGCTGAATATCGCGCTGCTGGCCTCGCTGAAAGGCACCATCGACTGCGTAACGGCTTTTGAAGAGACCGATTTTCGTGGCGATCTGGCGCAAGTCAGCGTGCCCACACTGGTGATCCACGGCAGTAACGACCAGATTGTGCCGTTTGAAGCCACCGGTAAGCTGGCGGCAGCGATGATCCCCGGTTCAGAACTGAAGGTTTATGACAATGCGCCGCACGGTTTTGCCGTTACCCATCAGGATCGGTTAAATCAGGATCTGCTGGCCTTCCTGCAACGTTAA
- a CDS encoding MFS transporter yields MNTTSSGAFAPLKQGLFAVIWAATILGNTGSFMRDVASSWLVTGLSSNPAAVALMQTAATLPIFLLAIPAGVLSDILDRRRLLIAVQLLLASVSATLLILSHNNLLTVEYLVALTFIGGIGAALMGPAWQAIVPELVPRPQLKNAVALNSLGINIARAVGPATGGLLLAALGAWAAYGADVLSYVFVIAALLWWKRPQKAKNELSEHFFGAFRAGIRYVKASRELHRVLLRTVIYFFFASAIWALLPLVARNLLQGSAGFYGTMLGAVGAGAIVGALLLPALRQRLSVDGLMLLSAGLSALVMVTIALLPVKALALPLMVLLGVSWIIALTSLNGVAQAVLPDWVRGRGLAVYLMMFNGAMAAGSLFWGLVAQKSGLVMTLLIAAVVLILSALLCLRIRLPAGEADLQPSGHWDEPELASEVTADRGPVMIQIEYQVTAEDRPAFLAEIKKLSLIRRRDGAWAWGIAEHSHDETTLIEWFLVESWHEHLRQHQRVSHADADLQSSVMRFHRGGGKPVVRHFLSL; encoded by the coding sequence ATGAATACAACGTCATCCGGTGCATTCGCGCCGCTTAAGCAGGGGCTGTTTGCGGTGATTTGGGCCGCGACGATCCTCGGTAATACCGGCAGTTTTATGCGCGATGTTGCCAGTTCATGGCTGGTCACCGGGCTGTCATCGAACCCGGCGGCAGTGGCGCTGATGCAGACCGCCGCCACACTGCCGATTTTCCTGCTGGCGATCCCCGCAGGAGTCTTGTCCGATATTCTGGATCGCCGCCGCCTGCTGATTGCTGTCCAGCTACTGCTGGCGAGCGTCAGTGCGACGCTGCTGATCCTCTCGCATAATAATCTGCTGACCGTAGAATACCTGGTCGCGCTGACCTTTATTGGCGGCATCGGCGCGGCGCTGATGGGCCCGGCCTGGCAGGCGATTGTGCCGGAGCTGGTTCCGCGTCCACAGCTCAAGAATGCGGTAGCGCTTAACTCGCTGGGGATCAACATCGCCCGCGCCGTTGGCCCGGCCACCGGAGGCCTGCTGCTGGCCGCGCTCGGTGCCTGGGCGGCCTATGGTGCCGATGTCCTCAGCTATGTGTTTGTCATTGCCGCGCTGCTCTGGTGGAAACGACCGCAGAAAGCGAAAAATGAACTCTCAGAGCATTTTTTCGGTGCTTTCCGCGCCGGTATCCGTTACGTCAAAGCCAGCCGCGAACTGCATCGGGTGCTGCTGCGTACCGTGATTTACTTCTTCTTTGCCAGCGCTATCTGGGCACTGTTGCCGCTGGTAGCACGTAATCTGTTGCAGGGCAGCGCCGGATTTTACGGCACCATGCTGGGGGCGGTGGGTGCAGGCGCGATTGTCGGTGCACTGCTGCTACCCGCGCTGCGTCAACGGTTGAGCGTTGATGGTTTAATGCTGCTTTCGGCGGGCCTCTCCGCGCTGGTCATGGTGACGATTGCCCTGCTGCCAGTCAAAGCGCTGGCTCTGCCGCTGATGGTGCTGCTGGGCGTTAGCTGGATAATAGCGCTGACCTCGCTCAACGGCGTGGCACAGGCAGTGCTGCCAGACTGGGTGCGCGGCAGGGGCCTGGCGGTTTACCTGATGATGTTTAACGGTGCAATGGCCGCAGGCAGCCTGTTCTGGGGGCTGGTGGCACAAAAAAGCGGGCTGGTAATGACTCTGCTGATCGCTGCCGTGGTGCTGATACTCTCCGCGCTGCTGTGCCTGCGCATCAGACTCCCCGCAGGCGAGGCCGATCTGCAACCCTCAGGCCACTGGGATGAACCAGAATTAGCAAGCGAAGTGACGGCAGATCGCGGGCCGGTGATGATTCAGATCGAGTATCAGGTAACCGCAGAGGATCGCCCGGCGTTCCTGGCAGAGATCAAAAAGCTGTCGCTAATCCGTCGCCGCGATGGTGCCTGGGCCTGGGGTATCGCCGAACACAGCCATGATGAAACCACATTAATCGAGTGGTTCCTGGTAGAGTCCTGGCATGAGCATCTGCGCCAGCATCAGCGCGTCTCCCATGCGGATGCGGATCTGCAAAGCAGCGTGATGCGCTTCCATCGGGGCGGGGGGAAGCCGGTAGTGCGGCATTTTCTTTCACTCTAA
- a CDS encoding LysR family transcriptional regulator codes for MDPFSRFSHYFAAVAESGSLRKAAEKLHVSASAMNRQILLAEEMMGTLLFERLPSGLKLTTAGELLYDDVRRWSREFRRTRERFDELQGLKRGHVSVALIAALSEGVMVEALAAAAQEYPWLTFDLGIHDSQTIVGQVADAQVDFGLLLDPVEHSGLEVRAFCEMPIGVVMAADHPLARQPSLSIGQISEYRHILPTAPLMVHERTAMLYGRHSLMPEATIRCNDIRMIKSLVRAGAGISVLSLLDVRPEITSGELAFVPLHGRAVRPLTLALCVAPKRQLSRAAQVVIQRLTEVLERAGEER; via the coding sequence ATGGATCCGTTTTCGCGTTTCTCACACTACTTTGCCGCCGTGGCCGAGAGCGGCAGCCTGCGCAAAGCGGCTGAAAAGCTGCACGTCTCCGCCTCGGCGATGAACCGGCAAATCCTGCTGGCAGAAGAGATGATGGGTACCCTGCTGTTTGAACGCCTGCCCTCCGGGCTGAAACTCACCACCGCCGGAGAGCTGCTGTATGACGATGTTCGCCGCTGGAGCCGGGAGTTTCGCCGCACCCGCGAACGGTTTGACGAGCTACAGGGACTGAAGCGCGGACATGTCAGCGTGGCACTGATCGCCGCACTGAGTGAGGGCGTGATGGTAGAAGCGCTGGCTGCGGCGGCGCAAGAATACCCGTGGCTGACCTTCGACCTGGGGATACATGACAGCCAAACCATTGTCGGCCAGGTAGCGGATGCGCAGGTGGATTTTGGTCTGCTGCTCGACCCGGTTGAGCACAGCGGGCTGGAAGTGCGGGCTTTCTGCGAGATGCCGATTGGCGTGGTGATGGCTGCCGATCATCCGCTGGCCCGTCAGCCGTCGCTCTCCATCGGCCAGATAAGCGAGTATCGCCATATCCTGCCCACCGCGCCGCTGATGGTACATGAACGCACCGCCATGCTCTATGGCCGCCATAGTCTGATGCCGGAAGCGACTATCCGCTGTAACGATATCCGCATGATTAAATCGCTGGTGCGCGCCGGGGCAGGGATTTCCGTTCTCAGCCTGCTGGATGTCAGACCGGAGATTACCAGCGGGGAGCTGGCGTTTGTGCCGCTGCACGGCCGGGCGGTACGCCCGCTCACCCTTGCGCTCTGCGTGGCACCTAAACGTCAGCTGTCACGGGCAGCGCAGGTGGTGATCCAGCGCCTGACAGAGGTGCTGGAACGCGCTGGCGAAGAGAGATAA
- a CDS encoding LysR family transcriptional regulator — MRLNLEALLILDALDRHGTFAAAAARLFKTASALSYTVQKMESDLNITLLDRSGHRATFTPTGRLMLEKGRVLLRAVGELEQQAQYVESGWETKLTISLDASVPFSLLSGLVDAFYQEHHHTRLLFRQDVLAGCWEALSYGLADIVFGAVQEPVRHSGVSCVPVGWLEYAFAIAPHHPLAVLPAPLLREQIRQYRAVVVHDSSRHAEGTDLRVLDEQPILSVHSFADKVQAQVDGLGCGYLPRYLAAPHLENGTLVERQLDSETRRDQAFLAWSDSATGNAAMWWRERLQNFEGLRQVYAAE, encoded by the coding sequence ATGCGATTAAACCTTGAGGCACTGCTGATTCTTGATGCACTCGATCGGCACGGTACCTTTGCCGCCGCCGCGGCCAGGCTGTTTAAAACCGCTTCGGCGCTGAGTTATACGGTGCAGAAGATGGAGAGTGACTTAAATATCACGCTGCTGGATCGCTCCGGGCATCGTGCAACCTTTACCCCCACCGGCCGCTTAATGCTGGAGAAAGGGCGTGTTCTGCTGCGTGCCGTGGGCGAGCTTGAGCAGCAGGCGCAATATGTTGAAAGCGGCTGGGAAACTAAACTGACTATCAGCCTTGACGCTTCCGTGCCGTTTTCACTGCTCTCCGGGCTGGTAGATGCGTTCTATCAGGAACATCATCACACCCGGCTGCTGTTCCGCCAGGACGTGCTGGCTGGCTGCTGGGAAGCGCTAAGTTATGGTCTGGCAGATATTGTATTCGGCGCGGTTCAGGAGCCGGTGCGTCACAGCGGCGTAAGCTGTGTGCCGGTTGGATGGCTGGAATATGCGTTTGCCATTGCGCCACATCATCCCCTGGCTGTGCTGCCGGCCCCGCTGCTGCGTGAGCAGATCCGCCAGTACCGGGCAGTGGTGGTACATGACAGCTCACGCCATGCCGAAGGCACCGACCTGCGCGTGCTCGACGAGCAACCAATCCTGAGTGTGCACAGCTTTGCTGATAAGGTGCAGGCGCAGGTTGACGGACTGGGCTGCGGCTATCTGCCGCGTTATCTGGCGGCACCGCATCTGGAGAACGGTACGCTGGTCGAACGTCAGCTCGACAGCGAAACGCGGCGCGACCAGGCGTTTCTGGCCTGGAGCGACAGCGCAACCGGCAACGCAGCCATGTGGTGGCGCGAACGCTTACAGAACTTCGAAGGGCTTCGCCAGGTGTATGCGGCGGAGTAG
- a CDS encoding PDR/VanB family oxidoreductase — MQTIEVIVDALSRQGSKNIALTLVSADGGPLPSWQAGAHVDLHLAGGLVRQYSLAGDPQQRDSYLLCVKREAASRGGSRFVHEQLRLGQRLTLSVPRNIFSLQPAEHSVLMAGGIGITPLLAMAEQLDASGQSFELHYYVKTQADVAFRTRLHQGFRHGSCTLWSGCEGHSPRRDLPPVLHQPEGKRLYLCGPAAFMAHGEAEAINRGWSADRIHSEAFSAVAIPASAESAEGFTVTLSSSGNSYFVPPEKSIAVVLLEHQVAVPLSCEMGICGACLTPVLSGEVDHRDTVQSQAEKSCSDQQIALCCSRSRTPELVIAL, encoded by the coding sequence ATGCAAACCATTGAGGTGATTGTTGACGCCCTGTCACGGCAGGGGAGCAAAAATATAGCGTTGACGTTAGTCAGCGCCGATGGCGGCCCGCTGCCCTCCTGGCAGGCGGGGGCGCACGTTGACCTGCATCTGGCGGGCGGGCTGGTGCGTCAGTATTCGCTGGCGGGGGATCCGCAACAGCGCGACAGCTATCTGCTGTGTGTAAAACGAGAAGCTGCTTCGCGCGGTGGCTCGCGTTTTGTTCATGAACAGCTGCGCCTCGGGCAGCGGCTGACCCTCTCCGTGCCGCGCAATATTTTTTCCCTGCAACCGGCAGAGCATAGCGTTCTGATGGCTGGTGGCATCGGTATTACTCCGCTGCTGGCAATGGCTGAACAGCTGGATGCCAGCGGGCAGAGCTTCGAGCTGCATTACTATGTGAAAACTCAGGCCGATGTCGCGTTTCGCACCCGGCTGCATCAGGGATTCCGTCACGGCAGCTGTACGCTGTGGTCAGGCTGTGAAGGGCACAGCCCGCGCCGCGATCTGCCTCCGGTGCTGCACCAGCCCGAGGGTAAGCGCCTCTATCTCTGCGGCCCGGCGGCTTTTATGGCGCATGGGGAAGCGGAGGCCATCAATCGCGGCTGGTCTGCTGACCGTATTCACAGTGAAGCTTTTTCCGCCGTTGCCATACCTGCCAGCGCTGAGTCAGCAGAGGGGTTTACCGTGACGTTAAGCAGCAGCGGAAACTCCTATTTTGTGCCGCCGGAGAAGAGCATTGCGGTGGTGCTGCTGGAGCATCAGGTGGCGGTACCACTCTCCTGTGAGATGGGGATTTGCGGTGCCTGCCTGACGCCGGTGCTGTCGGGGGAGGTGGATCATCGTGATACGGTGCAGTCGCAGGCGGAGAAAAGCTGTTCTGACCAGCAGATTGCGCTGTGCTGTTCGCGCAGTCGTACGCCGGAGCTGGTGATTGCACTATAA
- the hpxD gene encoding molybdenum cofactor-independent xanthine hydroxylase subunit HpxD, producing the protein MKAKITPPPHCTFEPDDWERLARHWHPVARAVDISNAPMKAVLLDEQLVIYRVKGQVVVARDVCPHRGVPLTLGFHDEAGIICPYHGLRFGEDGRCNRVPSSPDQAIPAKLNLLTYPTEERFGLIWTCLAPEEGATPMLPQMPHWEEPDFQQIVCPHFDIAGFAGRQVEGFLDVAHFAWIHTETFADPENQEVPPYIPVETPYGFSVDYWSSVSNYSAESDKQAPEGFQWLRHFEMHLPFTATLTIHFPDAEKLVIMNAASPVSARKTRLFAPIARNFDLHIPVEDVHAFNHRVFEEDRLMVETQRPERLPLDLTLEAHIPADRSSIAYRRGLKKQGFGEFFLV; encoded by the coding sequence ATGAAAGCCAAAATCACGCCGCCCCCGCACTGCACCTTTGAACCCGACGACTGGGAGCGTCTGGCCCGCCACTGGCATCCGGTGGCCCGCGCAGTGGATATCAGCAACGCGCCGATGAAAGCAGTGCTGCTGGATGAGCAGCTGGTGATCTACCGGGTAAAAGGCCAGGTGGTGGTGGCGCGCGACGTCTGCCCGCATCGCGGCGTGCCGCTGACGCTGGGTTTCCATGATGAGGCCGGGATTATCTGCCCCTATCACGGCCTGCGCTTTGGTGAAGATGGCCGCTGTAACCGCGTACCTTCCAGCCCGGATCAGGCTATTCCAGCCAAGCTGAACCTGCTGACTTATCCCACTGAGGAGCGTTTTGGCCTGATCTGGACCTGCCTCGCGCCGGAGGAGGGGGCGACCCCCATGCTGCCGCAGATGCCGCACTGGGAGGAGCCGGATTTTCAGCAGATTGTCTGTCCGCACTTTGATATTGCGGGCTTTGCCGGACGACAGGTGGAGGGCTTCCTCGACGTGGCGCACTTTGCGTGGATCCATACGGAAACCTTCGCCGATCCGGAAAATCAGGAAGTGCCGCCCTACATCCCGGTAGAAACGCCCTATGGTTTCAGCGTTGATTACTGGAGTTCAGTCAGTAACTACTCGGCTGAATCAGATAAACAGGCACCGGAAGGTTTTCAGTGGCTGCGTCATTTTGAGATGCATCTGCCGTTTACCGCCACGCTGACTATTCATTTTCCCGATGCTGAAAAACTGGTGATTATGAACGCGGCCTCGCCGGTATCGGCGCGGAAAACCCGGCTGTTTGCACCGATTGCACGTAATTTCGACCTGCATATCCCGGTCGAAGATGTTCACGCCTTCAACCATCGGGTATTTGAAGAAGATCGGCTGATGGTGGAAACCCAGCGCCCGGAGCGGCTGCCGCTGGATTTAACTCTGGAGGCCCATATTCCGGCGGATCGCAGCTCCATAGCCTATCGCCGGGGCCTGAAAAAGCAGGGCTTTGGCGAATTCTTCCTGGTTTAA
- a CDS encoding hydrolase, translating into MSKFDLLDPQNSTLIFIDHQPQMSFGVANIDRQQLKNNTVALAKAGKIFNVPTIYTSVETESFSGYIWPELLAVHPEVQPIERTSMNSWEDEAFVNAVKATGRNKLIISALWTEVCLTFPALMAMKEGFEVYVVTDTSGGTSVDAHERSIDRMVQAGAIPVTWQQVLLEYQRDWSRKETYDDVMDLVREHSGAYGMGVDYAYTMVHKAPARKA; encoded by the coding sequence ATGTCTAAATTCGACCTGCTGGATCCACAGAACTCCACCCTGATTTTCATCGACCATCAGCCGCAGATGTCTTTCGGCGTAGCCAATATCGATCGTCAGCAGCTTAAAAATAATACGGTAGCCCTGGCGAAAGCGGGAAAAATTTTTAACGTGCCGACTATTTATACCTCGGTGGAAACCGAAAGCTTCAGCGGCTACATCTGGCCGGAACTGCTGGCGGTTCACCCGGAAGTGCAGCCCATTGAGCGTACCTCAATGAACTCATGGGAAGATGAAGCCTTCGTGAATGCGGTAAAAGCTACCGGACGTAACAAGCTGATTATCTCTGCCCTGTGGACAGAAGTGTGCCTGACCTTCCCGGCGCTGATGGCGATGAAAGAGGGCTTTGAAGTCTACGTGGTCACCGACACCTCCGGCGGCACCAGCGTGGATGCTCATGAGCGCTCCATCGACCGTATGGTGCAGGCCGGTGCGATACCCGTGACCTGGCAGCAGGTGTTGCTGGAGTATCAGCGCGACTGGTCACGTAAAGAGACCTATGACGATGTGATGGATCTGGTGCGTGAACACAGCGGTGCCTACGGCATGGGCGTGGATTATGCCTACACCATGGTGCATAAAGCCCCGGCACGTAAAGCCTGA
- a CDS encoding antibiotic biosynthesis monooxygenase translates to MDYPHQPEHITLVITHRLLPGKQEDYQRWLETIMPQAALFPGHLGVNVLRPVHDEMTWTILVRFDNLDNLYQWLNSPQRAERVAELAMLLAGREHIEMRPGAAFWFTPADPARVTPKRWKQFLVTLAVIFPSTNLVPWFWGALLPASKGTLWGHFLNDACVVALVVYLWMPAITRLLNNWLSPSGKTSPESNDE, encoded by the coding sequence ATGGACTATCCCCATCAGCCTGAACATATCACCCTGGTGATCACGCACCGCCTGTTGCCAGGCAAGCAGGAGGATTACCAACGCTGGCTGGAAACGATTATGCCGCAGGCAGCACTGTTCCCCGGCCATCTCGGCGTCAATGTGCTGCGTCCGGTACACGATGAAATGACCTGGACGATACTGGTGAGATTCGACAACCTGGATAATCTTTATCAGTGGCTGAATTCTCCGCAGCGCGCAGAACGCGTAGCAGAACTGGCCATGCTGCTGGCCGGGCGCGAGCATATTGAGATGCGACCCGGCGCAGCATTCTGGTTTACCCCGGCGGATCCGGCACGGGTAACACCGAAGCGGTGGAAGCAGTTTCTGGTAACGCTGGCTGTGATTTTTCCCTCCACAAATCTGGTTCCCTGGTTCTGGGGGGCGCTGCTGCCCGCCAGTAAAGGAACGCTGTGGGGACATTTTCTTAACGATGCCTGCGTGGTCGCTCTGGTGGTGTATCTGTGGATGCCAGCGATAACGCGTTTATTAAACAACTGGCTGTCCCCAAGCGGGAAAACCAGCCCGGAGAGTAACGATGAATAG